TGTCCAAGCGAGAGAAACGTAGAAAGCTCCTTGCTTTGCGAGGTTCAGAGGCGGTGAGTGGGAGTGGCACTGGTGGCAATTTTGAGGAAAACAAGGGCGAGGAAGATAAAGGGGAAGTGGAGTCAGAGGATTTGGGGGATGAGAAgaaggaggaaaagaaaaagaagaagaggaagagagatgAGGAGGAAAAAAATGGAGTTTTGAGTTCAGAGGAAAATGAGGTTGTGAAGGAGGAGGCTAAAAggccaaagaaaaagaataagaagaagaagaagaagaataagaagagaaagaaggaggCAAAGAATgaggaagagaaaaaggatGGTGAGCTTGGGAGTGAGGAGCAAAGTGTCAAAGAGACAAATAATAACAGTGATTGGTAATTTTAGACGATACCCCTTGTGCTCAAATTGAatttgtgcttttttttttttttttttgtcaacttTGTTTTGATTATGATATTGTTTAATTAgaatttttagtttaattattgttgttttggtAAGTTCAGTTTCTCTGTTCCTATATTTTAGCTCAACACTTGAACCCCTAGTGTTTAGAAAGTGTTTAGTAGAAGATCAGTTGATTTTGTATGGGAGGCAATTTAGATTGATCGGAAGATATCTGCTTTCTATGTGAAAATGTGTTCTATAGTTTTTGCCTCATTCTGTATGTGTTCTGTCATTTTGTTTAGGCAAACGAACGGGGATGTTCCTACAAAAATTTATGTCGGAGGCATTCCTTATTACTCTACCGAGGACGATATTCGAAGTTACTTTGAAAGCTGTGGCACAATAACTGAAGTTGATTGTCTGAGGTTTCCTGACAGTGGGAAGTTTAGAGGAATTGCTATTATTAGCTTTAAGgtaaaaaatttgtaaattattttctgCATTTAATTTGGGCAAAATTAGAAAGCTGTGTATTTATGTCCTTGCCAATGTAACTTAGAATTGAAATTCTCTTCACAAATCTTACAAGCAAAGTcttgtggtggtgatggtgagCTGCCAAATTCTTGTGGCTCCTCCACTTTGGATATGACTCGTCAAtatgtttttgaaaaaatctTAAAAGTCAGTTAGTTGTATTGTTAGTGATGACACTAAGTAGCTGATCTGCCTAAATTCAgttaaataagttttccagAATGGTATAAGTTATATGGCCCAATCTGTGGTAGAAATAATAGCATCACACAACCTCTGAATCAATTTATGctaatcttttgtttttcgaTTATTAGAAAATATAAGTTCATGCTGAATACAAGATTGTTTATCGTTTCTCATCTCAACATTCTAATGTTTCTACAGACAGAAGCTGCCGCTAAACGAGCCTTGGCTCTTGATGGAGCTGAAATGTGAGTTTGGTTCTCATTGGTTATTCAATTTGTTGTAGAATTGGCCAATTCTCACGTGATTCTAATGGAACTTCTTATTGTCTCAGGGGTGAACTATTTCTGAAAATCCAGCCTTACAAGGCAACTCGAGCCAATAAAGTATCTGATTTTGCCCCACAAATTGTGGAGGGGTACAATAGAATCTATGTTGGAAATTTGTCATGGGATATTACTGAGGATGATCTGAAGAAACTTTTTTCAGATTGCAAGATATCGTCTATACATTTTGGCATGGATAAGGAAACAGGGGAATTCCGAGGTTATGCTCACGTGAATTTCTCTGATAGTCTCTCGCTGACGCTGGCATTGAAGTTAGATCAGAAGGTTGTATGTGGAAGACCTGTCAAGATAAGCTGTGCAGTACCTCTGAAAAGAGCAGGGACCCCTTCAAATTCTGCACCTACAAATTCAAGTACCCATTCAATATCAGTAGCCCCAACCACAGGTGCCAATACAATACCAGTAGCTACAACTACAGATACAGGAGCTGATAATACTGAGTTGAGTACCGTCAGTGGTAAGATTAAGAGAAGGACATGCTACCAGTGTGGTGAAAAGGGACATCTCTCATCTGCTTGTCCAATGGCAGCAACTACATTTTCAAGTACCCATTCAATTGCTGTAACTACAACTACAAGTGCTGATTCGATACCAGTAGCTACAACTACAGATACAGGGGCTGATGATATTGGGTTGAGTGCGGTCAGTGGTAAGATTAAGAGAAGGACATGCTACCAGTGTGGTGAAAAGGGACATCTCTCATCCGCTTGTCCAATCACAGCAACTACGTTTTCAAGTACCCATTCAATACCCATAGCTACAACTATAAGTACTGATTCGATACCAGTAGCTACAACTACAAGTACCAATTTGATACCAGTAGCTACAACTACAAATACCAATTCGATACCAGTAGCTACAACTACAGGAGCTGATAATGGTGGGTTGAGTGCCATCAGTGGTAAGATTAAGAGAAGGACGTGCTACGAGTGTGGTGAAAAGGGTCATATTTCTTCAGCTTGTCCAAAGAAGCAATCTGCTGATAACAATGCAAGCGTGTAGGCAGTGTCCTAAGTTTTCCTGTTAACTATATGTAGGAAAAACATATTATCCTTCTCATCAAACTATATTTTTTCGAATAGGCTGAAAAGCGACAGATTGCAGCTTAGTTTGAGGCAAAGATTTGTAGAACTGAGatgtttctttcttgttgATAAAGCAAATTTTGATTCTTGCTTAAACTCTCCATGTCAAAAGGAACGATTAAGTGTTTTCATGTACTTTTGTTGTATGTTTTACGAgtgtttttctttggttttatgTCGTAAGAGAACAGTAGATCTCAGCTAGTTGGTTTGTCTTTCCAAATCATTTGAAATGCCTTGTTTGTTTTGTATCTTCTGCTTGAAATCGATCTGCTATCATTTACTTGAATAgtgggaaaataaaaatatggggGTGTggcagatttaaaaaaaaacatgtttaaAAGATGCAAATATGTTAAGAAccacaaatttcaaaatatgtaTGGGTAATTTGGGTTGGTCTAAGAAGCAAATTATAGTAAATCGTTAGACCAATGTGATCAATGTTCTGTACACAGCTCATTAATATCTTGTTCCAAAAACACAAAGGGAACTCTTGTTTTGCATCTTTTCCATTCCATGGTTGCTCAAACTCTTTGGCCTCTCCCCAAGCAATTCTCATTTGATGCTGTTATGATTACTGGCTCCACTCCACTGTAACTAAATCTCTCATATGCTCTGCCAAAGAGGTCTCATTCTCTTGATTTGAAAATCCCTCCAACTTAATTACTTTCAGATGAGGCAATATTGTATGGCTTTTGACTTCCTAATGACAGAGCTGTGCTTGCCATGCAGTAGCTTTTAGGATCATTCTGCACATCGTTAGCAGAGTATAACTGTGTAATGAGACTCGACCAAAATGCCTTTGATGAACCTCGAGTCGTGCTTCTCTGTCTCTGGGGAAATCTCCAACTCCAAGTGGAGTTTATTGTTGGCTGCAATGGTGACCAAGAGGAGATATTCACCACCTTTGCCAAATTGCAATTTCAGCCTCCTCGGATGCCTTAAGGGATCAACTTTGTCAATAATGAGATAGAAATCCAGCAACCACATCAGCAGCAGCATCTATAGAGAGTACGGCAGAACGGCTatattccaaaataaaatattttaagagtacagccgcgcggctatactctctaaatagaatattttaagagTACAGCCGCCCGGCAGTACTCAAAAATAGGATATTTTAACGGTCTAGCCGCGCGGATATCCtccataaatataaaattaaagcTTATatccgctcggctatactcaaaaatataatattgaaAGAGtatctataaatagaatattttaaaagtatagccgcccggctatactctatgaATATAATATCTTCTCTTGGAAGTTTGAAAGCAAATGTTCCACAttggagaaaaacaaaaggttcCATATACTTTATAAGCATGAAACCTTaacatcaattaaataaagattgGTGGGCTGATGGGCTTGGTAGTGAAGACTATCATGGTTGGCTTGCTTGATTagtattaatatttaataatcAAGACTTgggatttctttatttctggtaaataaaataaatataccTAGCccgaaaataaaataattattttttaattttcggATTTCTTTTGGTAGAAGTTAAATTCAAACCAGAAAGActtatctttttgtttgaattttaacAGGTATAACTGATACCAACTGCTATTTTGAAGGGGTGTAATTCTATTATAAAACCACAAGTCCTAGGCCATAAGACGAATCTCTTTTTCCTTAAACTAtctcatattattttaaagttaCCAACTGTATTGGAGAGAAGAACACCAACGTTCGCCAGAATTCAAGGATCCGGTGCTGGACCCTTCAATTATAGATAGTTGAATCCTGGGGAGATAGACGTCTGTTGAACTTCAAGCACTAAGAAGAGGCGAAATTCTGTCTTTAGGACATTGCGAATACGCAAGCCTCTATCTTCAATAAAAGTCAGTATTCTGtacttaatttatatttacaCATTTATACAGATTTCGTAATTTGACTACTGTTTATATTTTAAGAGTTGTGCAATAATATAGTGATCCTATAGTATAAAACATTTACTGATTATATTCTAACAAAAAGTATAGCCGATACACTGCTGCCTGTTTCACTAAAGTTGTGTTCTTGAAAGCAAACTGGTTTCTAATGCAGATTCTGAAGGGAGAAAAGAAACAATGCGGCAGATAATCTCATTCGGCAACTTACCAAACAAACATCTGTGTTTTCCTTCATCATAACTCTATTTGGCTAATTGCCACAAATCCAATTTGGTATAAGTTCACATTAGTTGAACTTGAAAGAACCATAATAATATTAGATATAATGTTTTTGCATTGGATTTCAAGATCTTTATGCATGTGTTGTTAGCATTTGATGGATTGAGAAATTTATAAACatgaattgaaatgaaaatctCAGACCCAATTTTGAGTCTAACAATAATGCCAAAAAGTTGAATATGGCTAAGCTTCTTAAGAGGTTGAGTTGTTGGCTTTGCACAAACTTGTAAGCTCTCTcgtctttgatttgaattcACTTTTTATAATACATCCTCCCCTGAAAATCAAGGTCAGGTAAAGATAAGCCTTGTACACATAAGATAAAGGAAAGATTGCGTCAACGCAatttctaaataaaataaagactCATTTACTTTAGTGCCTTACGAAATTAATATCCTAAATTTTGCAATATATGAATAAACATAGGTATAACGAAAATGATGCCATTACCTACCTATGTCAAATATGACTTTATCTCAACCCTATTTATCAAATTTAGGTAGAGTAGCCTGAACAATATCTTGTTAGAAATGAATAGATTGTGGAGGTTGATATAAACTTTCGGAATTTGCTTTGATAtctataaaatgaaaaaattgtttttgaaACGTAACATGGGTACCTAACAAAAATTGTACAagtttttttccattttgggaCATGAATGAagaattgttttgttttcagttCTCTCTTCtgctttatttccttttctgCCCCTTTCTTTTGGTCGGAAATTTCCTTGTGTGTTTCTCGGGTACCTAAtaattggtatcagagccgtTCCGACCATGGCACATCATGGAAACCCACCGGCGACGCTGCCTCACTATCTTCCACTCGTCTATTTTTCCGATCCTACACTCCCACCGCCATGGACTGGCATGTTCGACGGTAACCTTGGGGTGGTGTACTATTGGAACCCCCAAACCAACGTTTCTCAGTATGAACATCCAGCCTCTTCCAGTTACCCAACCACCCATCTCATCAATTCTCCAATCCCCCAATTTTTGAACTCACATTTGCCGCTGGATTACACAACCAACTCGCCTCACCGTCTCACAACCTCGACGCCCACCGATCTTGCTGCACCCTCTAACGTGGGAACCGGCTCCGTTGCACATCCGCTTCATACCTCTCTGGAAATCCCAGACCCGAATTCAAAGCCCCAGTCGCTGAAAGTGCTTCTGGACTCCGCAACTCACAAACCCAGATTGTCTAAGCGAGAGAAACGTAGAAAGTTCCTTGCTTTGCGAGATTCAGAGGCGGTGAGTGGGAGTGGCAGTGGTGGTAATTTTGAGGAAAACAAGGGCGAGGAAGATAAGAGGGAAGTTGGGTCAGAGGATTTGGGGGATGAgaagaaggaggagaagaaaaagaagaggaagagagataagaaggaagaaaatggaTCTTTGAGTTCAGAGGAAAATGAGGTTGTGAAGGAGGAGGCTAAGAAgcccaagaaaaagaataagaagaagagaaaggagGCAAAGaatgaggaagagaagaaggaTGGTGAGCTTGGGACTGAGGAGCAAAGTGTCAAAGAGACAGATAACAACAGTGATAGGTAATTTTAGATAGTAGCCTTCGTGCTCAATTTGAatttgtatgtgtgtgtgtgtgtttttttttttttgtcaactttgttttgattatgatattgtttaatttgttgttttggtaAGTTCAGTTTCTTTGTTCCTATATTTTACCTCAACACTCGAACCGCTAGTGTTTAGTAGAAGATTGGTTGATTTTGTAAAGTATGGGAGGCAATATAGATTGAATGGAAGGTTTATGCTTTCCATGTGAATATATGTTCTGTATTTTGTGCCTCATTCTGTTTGTGTTCTGTCATTTTGTTTAGCCAAGCGAATGGGGATGTTCCTACAAAAGTTTTTGTGGGAGGCATTCCTTATTACTCGACTGAGGACGATATTCAAAGTTACTTTGAAAGCTGTGGCACAATAACTGAAGTTGATTGTCTGAGGTTTCCTGAGGGTGGGAAGTTTAGAGGAATTGCTATTATTAGCTTTAAGGTAAGAAATTTTGTATGTATTATTTTCTGCATTTAAGTAAGGTACAATTAGAAAGCTGTGTATTTACGAGTCATATCCAAAGTGGAGGACCAGGATAATTTAGCAGCTCACCACTACTAGACTGTGGTAGAACTAATAGCATCACACAACCTATGAATCAATTTATGctaatcttttgttttatgattATTAGAAAATATAAGTTCATGCTGAATACAAGATTGTTTATCATTTCTCATCTCAATATTCTAATGTTTCTACAGACAGAAGCTGCCGCTAAACGAGCCTTGGATCTTGATGGAGCTGAAATGTGAGTTTGGTTCTTTTTGATTACTCAATTTGTTGTAGAATTGGCCAATTCTCTCGTGATTCTAATGGAACTTCTTTTTGTCTCAGGGGTGAACTATTTCTGAAAATCCAGCCTTACAAGGCAACTCGAGCCAATAAAGTATCTGATTTTGCCCCACAAATTGTGGAGGGGTACAATAGAATCTATGTTGGAAATTTGTCATGGGATATTACTGAGGATGATCTGAAGAAACTTTTTTCAGATTGCAAGATATCGTCTATACATTTTGGCATGGATAAGGAAACAGGGGAATTCCGAGGTTATGCTCACGTGAATTTCTCAGATAGTCTCTCGCTGACGCTGGCATTGAAGTTAGATCAGAAGGTTGTATGTGGAAGACCTGTCAAGATAAGCTGTGCTGTACCTCTGAAAAGAGCAGGGACCCCTTCAAATTATGCACCTACAAATTCAAGTACCCATTCAATATCAGTAGCCCCAACCACAGGTGCCAATTCGATACCAGTAGCTACAACTACAGATACAGGAGCTGATAATACTGAGTCGAGTACTGTCAGTGGTAAGATAAAGAGGAGGACATGCTACCGGTGTGGTGAAAAGGGGCATCTCTTGTCCGCTTGTCCAATTTCAGCAACTATGTTTTCAAGTACCCATTCAATATCCATAGCTACAACAAGAAGTACTCATTCGATACCAGTAGCTACAACTACAAGGGCCAATTCAATACCAGTAGCTGCAACTACAAGGACCAATTCGATACCAGTAGCTACAACAAGTACAGGAGCTGATAATGGTGGGTTGAGTGCCGTCAGTGGTAAGATTAAGAGGAGGACATGCTACCGGTGTGGTGAAAAGGGACATCTCTTGTCCGCTTGTCCAATTTCAGCAACTATGTTTTCAAGTACCCGTTCAATATCCATAGCTACAAGTACCAATTCAATACCAGTAGCTACAACTATGAGGACCAATTCGATACCAGTAGCGACAACTATGAGGACCAATTCGATACCAGTAGCTACAACTACAGGTACAGAAGCTGATAATGGTGGGTTGAGTGCCATCAGTGGTAAGATTAAGAGAAGGATGTGCTATCGGTGTGGTGAAAAGGGACATCTCTTATCCGCTTGTCCAATTTCAGCAATGTTTTCAAGTACCCATAGCTACAACTACAAGTACTGATTGATACCAGTAGCTTTAACGACAAGTACCAATTCGATACCAGTAGCTACAACTACATGTACAGGAGCTGATAATGGTGGGTTGAGTGCCATCAGTGGTAAGATTAAGAGAAGGATGTGATACGCGTCTGGTGAAAAGGGTCATATATCTTCAgtttttcaaaagaagcaaTCTGCTGATAACAATGCAAGCATGTACAGTGTCCTACGCTTTCCTGTTAACTATATGTTGGAAAAACATATTATCCTTCTCATCAAACTATTATTTGTACGAATAGGCTGAAAAGCCACAGATTGCCGCCTAGTTTGAGGCAAAGATTTATAGAACTGAGatgtttctttcttattgataaagaaaattttgattcttGTCTAAACTCTCCATGTCAAATGGAACGATGAAGTGTTGCCAACGTGGGTCTAGTCTAGTAGAAAAGGATATTGACTTGCAGACTGGTGGTATCAGGTTCGAACTTTCGTAACACCTTGATAGGGTTATGTGTATATGAGAAACCTCCTCCGCTTATAGTTTAGAGTAATGATTGTATTtataagtttattttttattttctaaaaagaaaCGATGAATTGTTTTCTCTATTGGTTTTGTAAGTTGTGAAAACTGAATTGGTATTCTTCTCACTATTAGAGGAAAGTATATATAGAGCCAAGCTAAGCTAAAGCTGTCTTAACACTTCTGATATGTTCTTGAAAAGAACAATGATTTTTTCCTAGTTAGCAGACTATGGTTTTATTTGAAGATGGGCCTAACTGAACCTGAGCCAACCCAACCAAGTACATTAGAACATTTGTAGGCCGAAGTACTGTCAGATATGCAGTCTTGTGGGGCCATGCCTATGTATACTGTACACACATTTTTACGTAGGACAAAAATGGCTTCttattttctctaaataagatcataattttttattttttatttataaataagatCAGAAAAAGTTTAAGAACACTGGTGTGATGCGTTCCAAAACTTATGATATGTCTAATGAGCTCCCAAACCATCATGGATCCTTAACCAGCATGAGCTGAGACGAAAGTTCActctatattttctttcaatctGTAATTCTTATTacttgggaaaaaaaaaaaaaaaaagattgaacCCTCAATTTTCTCACCCTACCTAGAATGTATGTCTAAATTTTACATAAAATGAATTCATTTACCCTCCATTtgaaaggagaaaaataactcaaaatttagccaaacctaaaaaattgaaaaggatTTAGCTAAAAATCGAGAGTTTTATTGAGAATGATATAATTTGGTTACATATAAATTTAATGAAGTATATATTACGGtcttcagttttttttattggaaaaaaaaaatcaaattagaaGCTGTTAAGATGAGGTGGAGAAAAGCTTGGAACTAGGTTCAAAAGTAAAATTgtaaggaaaaacaaaaaagacagaTTTGGGTGCTGGGTCAACCATCATCCCTTCATAAATTAATGACAACAAACATCCCATTTCCTTCTTACAAGCACGCCAATATTTTTTGGCTGCCATTGGATGAATTTTTCCACTTCAATTTTAACTTTGATTCACCAAATACATTGCTGGTAAAATacttcaatgtttttttttttttttgtttacaataatatgtgagtatcatgcaaactcataattttttcatttacggcacaaaataagtaaataaataacaattgGTAGTGAGTGGAGCTTTGTagaagaaacttttttttaatcaatgaGGGACGGGAATATGGCTTATGGGGTCCAGTTAGTGTAAAGTCCTTAGATTTATAGATTAATGATTTTAGGTTTAAATTCTGGTGAAACATTGGCAGTGTGTGTAAGAAAACTCTCACCTCCTTTCCGATGTTGACAAAAAAAACCGAGAGATGGTAGTTTCGAACATAAACCTCTTGTAAACTTGAGAAGAAAACTATCAttcaactaaaaaagaaattaatattttttcgGTTGTTCAAAAAGAGATATGATATAATAAATAGACAAACAGAGCGAAAGAAAAAGGTAGGAAGTCCCTCAAGTCCAGAACTTAATATTCATTGTCTTGCCCTGAACAAAAATACCAACCCGCGTCACTTGCAATCACAACTTGTTTGGCTCCCTCCACACCACTCAACCTTCTCCTTCACgtatttttcttcaactttttaaCACTGGCATTGCATGCTTTGaaatccaacaaaatttaGCACCTGTATTTATATGTCGCGCatcacatatatgtatatatatacaaagttACAAACCTTCATCTTCTAACCCCACCCTTTAAGCCAAACCATCTTCTTCCacatatataacatatatgCATCATGTTCCTTTTGCTCAACATCTCTGTTTCTTCCATTGTCTTCAAATTGGAGGTTTTTGATTAATGGGTTTTCTCCGTCTCCCTCTGAATTGTATGAgattctttaattttcttggttGACACTTGAGCCTTGACTTGCCCgggtttgttttcttcaaagtTTTGAAATGGGACCC
The Prunus dulcis chromosome 2, ALMONDv2, whole genome shotgun sequence DNA segment above includes these coding regions:
- the LOC117619682 gene encoding protein gar2-like, with the translated sequence MVLSNRRLKQKLRETLAQSLLESVAKTDPQTDGSENADPNSEPQSLKVLLDSATQKPRLSKREKRRKLLALRGSEAVSGSGTGGNFEENKGEEDKGEVESEDLGDEKKEEKKKKKRKRDEEEKNGVLSSEENEVVKEEAKRPKKKNKKKKKKNKKRKKEAKNEEEKKDGELGSEEQSVKETNNNSDWQTNGDVPTKIYVGGIPYYSTEDDIRSYFESCGTITEVDCLRFPDSGKFRGIAIISFKTEAAAKRALALDGAEMGELFLKIQPYKATRANKVSDFAPQIVEGYNRIYVGNLSWDITEDDLKKLFSDCKISSIHFGMDKETGEFRGYAHVNFSDSLSLTLALKLDQKVVCGRPVKISCAVPLKRAGTPSNSAPTNSSTHSISVAPTTGANTIPVATTTDTGADNTELSTVSGKIKRRTCYQCGEKGHLSSACPMAATTFSSTHSIAVTTTTSADSIPVATTTDTGADDIGLSAVSGKIKRRTCYQCGEKGHLSSACPITATTFSSTHSIPIATTISTDSIPVATTTSTNLIPVATTTNTNSIPVATTTGADNGGLSAISGKIKRRTCYECGEKGHISSACPKKQSADNNASV
- the LOC117619681 gene encoding uncharacterized protein LOC117619681, with protein sequence MAHHGNPPATLPHYLPLVYFSDPTLPPPWTGMFDGNLGVVYYWNPQTNVSQYEHPASSSYPTTHLINSPIPQFLNSHLPLDYTTNSPHRLTTSTPTDLAAPSNVGTGSVAHPLHTSLEIPDPNSKPQSLKVLLDSATHKPRLSKREKRRKFLALRDSEAVSGSGSGGNFEENKGEEDKREVGSEDLGDEKKEEKKKKRKRDKKEENGSLSSEENEVVKEEAKKPKKKNKKKRKEAKNEEEKKDGELGTEEQSVKETDNNSDSQANGDVPTKVFVGGIPYYSTEDDIQSYFESCGTITEVDCLRFPEGGKFRGIAIISFKTEAAAKRALDLDGAEMGELFLKIQPYKATRANKVSDFAPQIVEGYNRIYVGNLSWDITEDDLKKLFSDCKISSIHFGMDKETGEFRGYAHVNFSDSLSLTLALKLDQKVVCGRPVKISCAVPLKRAGTPSNYAPTNSSTHSISVAPTTGANSIPVATTTDTGADNTESSTVSGKIKRRTCYRCGEKGHLLSACPISATMFSSTHSISIATTRSTHSIPVATTTRANSIPVAATTRTNSIPVATTSTGADNGGLSAVSGKIKRRTCYRCGEKGHLLSACPISATMFSSTRSISIATSTNSIPVATTMRTNSIPVATTMRTNSIPVATTTGTEADNGGLSAISGKIKRRMCYRCGEKGHLLSACPISAMFSSTHSYNYKY